tcatgcttttgtttattatttttctggtcatgttttagtcttcatgttttgtcaagttttgtttgtatattagagtctctgtttttgccgcagccacattttcttttgtctgtcaattaagtttattcagttcacctgcaccatgttaatcagttttgttttccacctgtaccatgctccatttatacacacctgttcagttagtcggcACGGAAACATCTCTCattctcatgtcttgttttcgtGCTCATATcttgttttcatgctcaagttttgtttttgatcatgccatgcctgtcttgtctgcccgtttgttttgttcctgcctcctatagtgagtgagttttcattattaaatcttttgcacttactgtcatgctgcattctggtctgcattctggggtcctatatctcaaaACCGTAACAGGGGCATCTCAAACACACAATATTTCCCTGCATTAAATCACATTCAGATCATCTGCTTAAACAATTACGtgcaagtataaacaccatGGGAATGTCCATCCATCATACTATTGAGGAAGGAGATGGGTCTGCGTTCCAGAGATGATTGTGTCTATCTGTGAAATGTGTGTATCAACCCTAGAActgaagttaaatattttttgaaggTGTTGGTTGAAGCTGTTAAGAGAGTGTTCTTTTCCACAGTGAAATTAATTATGTACTGACATAACCTGAAAGGCCAATCAgcaaggaagaagccattactcaaaAAGAAGCATAAAAAGCCAGAATACGGTTTACAAATGCATACAGGCCCACAGACTTAAATTTTTGAAGACCATGGTCTTATGATGATGATGTTGAAGCTGAAGTGTTTGGCCTTAATGATCAtggttacatttggaggaaaaaaaggggggaagtttgcaagcctgagaacaatTTCCCAACTTTCAAGTACAGACGTGTGTTGATATCTTGCTGCTTGAGGGATTGatgcactttacaaaatagatAGCATCACAAGGAAATAATATTATGGGGAAACActaaagcaacatctcaagaaatCCAACAGAAAGCAAAGATTGGGAACAACTGGGTCTTTTAATAAAACCACCAAATTACCTACCAAGTGGCTTAAAGTTAAAGCATTGAcagcaaagtcaatgttttggagtggacaAAACAAGCCTCCATCTTAGCTCCATTGAAATTTGTGACCCAGACTGACAAGGTGTATATAAACAAGGCAGCCTATAAACCTGAATCAGTTACGCCTGTTCTGTTTGGAGGATTAGGCAAGAATTCCAGTCAACTGTTTTAAGAGGCTTGTGGAAGTTTATCCAAATATGTTACCCAAGGCATGCAGTTTATAAAGAAATTCTGCTAAATATCAAGGAAAGGTTCTTAAAGTTCAGAATTTgaagaatgcaaaaaaaaactgtctctcATCATTCGGGCATTTACCAAATAGACATAATCTAGTGTAcagaggaccgatcctgacaaaattaaaaataaaagcagaaatatatatattttgtttttccatttccttacacatgccttttttcttttgacatttcctcgtctctctttttcctttaccgtatgcatttcagcttcattatgcaaatgaggagggctgccttcttctctccagctcctctcctattggtcaatatacaggaaggaggaggatccatgtgcaggccgagggtgtgtcccaattcaggggctggatccttccaagtgcatACTTTTAggctgattacgtcacagcgaggcgcggaaggtctgtcagatgctgccgacaaatgtgtccttcttttgcccgatttgaaggatgcgttgtgagtatcctttgcggtccatcttttcccatgattcattgcgggtcgaagcggtttggtcaaacagggacagccatggcggaccacactggcaaaagctgtgagtaaactgtgaaaaattacactttctgtgacacaaatgagcttttacaatgtttttagtgcgggaatataactgtgtagatgtgaaaaatctgcttgttttatcaagacatcgattaatttcaaacgtgctccgacgtgctCGGAGTTTTCcactcccaccgtagtaactgccagcttgcctcgccagccctactggcggtgaggcgagctagcccctttagagatctgaccggactatcggcactgagctcctgctggcagtcatcacagtgaacgtttaacacaagtgatttataacagtttatgttagtattattttaatgtattgtgtcatttgttcatgtaagtcgatttgacattacaggtgttattaaagttaacctgaataaatggacgattttatgtaatcctaccgtatcgTTGGAGAGTGATTGAGAATaattaagcttttaaatattcatttttgatgaagaaatgtgctatatgtgtttttaaaagtatatttataattcagctaacATTATAATTCAttattccaggtacagctgaagagaaatacactttcaaatgcaagcaaatctcagtaaagaagtgaaaagtttgaaagagcttgttttaggcatttgcatagaaatattttaatatattctgcaaattaagacaaatgtaaaattaaaaaaagacttgttttacactgatattaagcaagatggtttttcttgttgtttaggtacaaaggagcagacgggccagtttattaagctcaagggtgagaatgaccacctttttactggagctaaaaactcagccaccgtggcttggaggtacaataacaacattatttgcagtcagtttctgtccagttttaataactcctatctttctaactttcataaatatccatccagtgattaacatacttcttttggttttccctctttctttttgcttgtttaggacaattctggagaagatgggccaacaggggaaggtccccctttgcaggccaaaaaaaagtgggacaatatgaaaaagaaatataaagtttgttcagaagttctcatgtcacacaaaataaaaaatatctctaaaagtcttgttttggtttctctgtttagtcaactcttcttttattccctctaactttaggattgtaagtatccagggtcaggagagggagtcagtgaaaagcccactgctgcatcttggccctggtttgtccttatggatgaggtgttgggacagaggtcttccacaacacctcctgtcctaattgcctccatccctgaggacactccagggccaagcggagcggtgggcaaccagatggagaaggaagacaatgagccagcaggaaggggtcagaaaagaaagagggacagaggtgatggagttgatcagggaggacatgagggcacagagaatggacagactgttttccatcttagaaagaatggtactgaaataaggtgctatatgagaaataatattaagttttgttcagattgtttcttaaagttttaagctgttctaataaatttcaatattgtttttgtcaccaatgtattttatttccatttgacctaacaatacatcaacttcatttaaatttctaaacacagtttattttgaaaaatacaaatagtattttaaacagaatgtggaaaaaaacaacattcaaacagctcaagattacaagacaaaaggcataaaataaaactatgtacaagtatttacaacggcgacagcaggatcaacctgagtgaccggttcctggaaaaacctcttcaacagaacaaaaaggcagatatctttctgaacagaaagtctctggcggtgtggctaaatctctcacaaggtcagagacgtggatgggacgctgcaactgagacctgtggtttgtctttctggatggtgagtgaagcatcacacaggtggtctacAGATATTTGTGATTCCTCtttccgctgtccacgtcatcaagtttaaagggctcgctggaccacatcactaagatgtaatcagaaatatgcagaattagaagatggtgctcacaaaatattacaattagttatacccctcaaacattaatcacatctataatattatacctgCCTGCaaacagtagtcatgttctggtggtgtgtatgtatatatatatgtatatatatatacacacacactgctgaaaaaaataaagggaacacttaaacaacacaatataactcaaatataaatcaaacttctgtgaaattaaactgtccacttaggaagcaacactgattgacaatcaatttcacatgttgttgttcaaatggaatagacaacagggggaaatctttggcgattagcaagacactcaataaaggagtggttcttcaggtggggaccacagaccacttctcagtacctatgctttctggcagatgttttggtcacttttgaatgttggtggtgctttcacactcatggtagcatgagacggactctacaacccacacaagtggctcaggtagtgcagctcatccaggatggcacatcaatgtgagctgtggcaagaaggtttgctgtgtctgtcagtatagtgtccagagcctggaggcgctaccaggagacagcccagtacaccaggagacgtggagggggctgtaggagggcaacaacccagcagcaggaccgctacctccacctttgtgcaaggaggaacaggaggagcactgccagagccctgcaaaatgacctcccgCAGGCCACAAaagtgcatgtgtctgcacaaacggttagaaaccgactccatgaggatggtatgagggcccgacgtccacaaatgggggttgtgctcacagcccaacaccgtgcaggacgcttggcatttgccagagaacaccaggattggcaaattcgccactggcgccctgtgctcttcacagatgaaagcaggttcacactgagcacatgtgacagatgtgacagagtctggagacaccgtggagatcGATCTACTGCCtgtaacatccttcagcatgactgttggaaaaattgtatatagtttttatttttatcttatattcttttccttttctttcatttgactatttgattttataaccattCATGTTTGTGTgaggatgtgtgagttgtctgcaggcaaaggtcataaatggagaTGGGAAGGAAGcggtccagttgaggaggtcataaagatgaaggctgattgcgctaaccagaagatgcactgatcagcaaagtgtaccggagtcaaattccttgtttgtatgtacgaacttggcaataaagctgattctgattctgatcctggaagatggagagattgtggaagtgtgttgttaaaagataaaggagtttatgacctgtttacgatgcagctgttgtttcccatcctttagagaacaatgtttttgtaaatagggacccccaaagataataaaaaaagaggtacaggcagatgctgttcagagcggtgcaagatttgtaactgaacacatcttgaCCGTTCTCCTCGACTCGAGTATATAATTaattctttgtctctctctcttctttttgtgatgttataagtattttaggttgtttaaacctgacaatgaccggtttggcagtgggtcagtaatggtgtggggtggcatctcTTTccgtgtgctcgccagaggtagcctgactgccattaggtaccgagatgagatcctcagaccccttgtgagaccatatgctggtgcggttgtccctgggttcctcctaatgcaggacaatgctagacctcatgtggctggagtgtgtcagcagttcctgcaagatgaagacattgaagctatggacgggcccgcccgttccccagacctgaatccaattgagcacatctgggacatcatgtctcgctccatccaccaacgtcacgttgcaccacagactgtctagGAGTTGACgtatgctttagtccaggtctgggaggagatccctcaggagaccatccaccatctcatcaggagcatgtccaggcgttgtagggaggtcatacagacacgtggaggccacacacaatactgagcctcattttgacttgttttaaggacattacatcaaagttggatcagcctgtagtgtgtttttccactttaattttgtgtgtgactctaaatccaggcctccattggttaatatatttgatttccattgatgatttttggtgattttgttgtcagcacattcaactttgtacagaacaaagtattcaatgagaatatttcattcattcagatctaggatgtgttatttgagtgttccctttattttttggagcagtgtataaatatacacatatatatatatatatatatatagagagagagaggaaaataagtatttgaacaccctgcaactttgcaaattgtctgaaattttcatcttaggtgcacgtCCACTGTGAGacacataatctaaaaaaaaaacaatgatttttaaaaataatttatttgtgtgttactgctgcaaataagtatttgaacacctgccaatcagcaaaaattctggccctcaaagacctgttagtccACCTCAAAaaagtccacctccactccacttattattctaaattagaagcacctgtttgaggtcgttagctgcataaagacacctgtccactcCACACCATCAGTAAGACTCTAACTACTAAAATGGCTAAGATcaaagagctgtccaaagacaccagagacaaaattgtagacctgcacaaggctggaaaAGGCTACGGAGCAATTACCAAGCAGCTTGGAGAAAAAAGATCAACAGTTGGagtaattattagaaaatggaagaagctgaACATGACAGTCAATCTCCCTCGtactggggctccatgcaagatctcacatATCAATGGTCctaagaaaggtgaggaatcatCCCAGAACTCCATGGGAGGAGCTGGTCAATGAtctgaagagagctggcaccactgtgtgatgcttcgctcaacatccagaaagacaaaccacaggtctcagttgcagcgtcccaTCCACGTCTCTGatcttgtgagagatttagccacgctgccagagactttctgttcagaaagatatctgcctttttgttctgttgaagaggtttttccaggaaccagtcactcaggttgatcctgctgtcgccgttgtaaatatttgtacatagttttattttatgccttttgtcttgtaatcttgagcTGTTTGaatcttctttttttccacattctgtttaaaatactatttgtatttttcaaaataaactgtgtttagaaatttaaatgaagttgatgtattgttaggtcaaatggaaataaaatacattgctgacaaaaacaatattgaaatttattagaacagcttaaaactttaagaaactatctgagcaaaacttaatattatttcttatatagcaccttatttcagtaccattctttctaagatggaaaacagtctgtccactctctgtgccctcatgtcctccctgatcaactccatcatctctgtccctctttcttttctgaccccttcctgctggctcattgtcttccttctccatctggttgcccaccgctccgcttggccctggagtgtcctcggggatggaggcaattaggacaggaggtgttgtggaagacctctgacgcaacacctcatccataaggacaaaccagggccaagatgcagcagtgggcttttcactgactccctctcctgaccctggatacttacaatcgtAAGGTTAGagggaataaaagaagagttgactaaacagagaaacagagaaaccaacaaagaaatattttttatttgtgtgtgacatgagaacttctgaacaaactttatatttctttttcatattgtccaacaagcagatttttcacatctacacagttatattcccacactaaaaacattgtaaaagttaatttgtgtcacagaaagtgtacattttcacagtttactcacagcttttgccagtgTGGTCCGCAATGGcagcccctgtttgaccaaaccgcttcgacccgcaatgaatcatgggaaaagatggaccgcgaaggatactcacaacacatccttcaaatcgggcaaaagaaggacacatttgtcggcagcatctgacagaccttccgcgccgcgctgtgatgtaatcagcccacaagtacgcacttggaaggatccagcccctgaattgggactcACCCTCGGCcagcacatggatcctcctccttcctgtatattgaccaataggagaggagctggagagaagaaggcagccctcctcatttgcataatgaagcagaaatgcatatggtaaaggaaaaagagagacgaggaaatgtcaaaagaaaaaaggcatgtgtaaggaaaacgaaaaagaaaacatttacatttcttgacgaaaacgcatgtttaaggaaaaggaaaaacaaaacatttacatttattgtttttatttttaattttgtcaggatcggtcctccatacaaGTGATCTTAACGGAGCTAAAACAAATATCtagtttaatgtcagacagaaaAATATGCTGTGCCATTTTATaaggtgtatgtaaatatctgtttCCAACTGTATGCTGAGTGTATCCGGAGTTATTAAACAATTTCCCAAACCATAACAACAGGTCATATGATTTCATGATTTAGTTTATAGGACCAAAATTAGAAACAGAGCGGGATTCGTTGTACTGAGAAGTTTGTATTGCCTGTGCTTGTTTTGGAGTCACTTCTGGTTGATGTAAATGTGCAGAAGAACCATTCAAAGACCACAATGACCCTGAAGCCTTTACGTATTCTCAAACTCCCTGGTGATGTCAGGACAACCTCTCATAGTGagcactatttaaaaaaaatgcttgcAGTCAGGTTTCAGTCAGAATGTTTCTTGTTATGTTTGGCCTACAAAAATCAACAAATTCATCCAAACTATATGAATGTTTAGAATATATTTGCAAATTTTGAATATTTCACTACAATTTTCTACAATGCATGACAAAATCTCTTGCACAGTGCGTGAGTTACAGTCTTCATAGTTTATTGCTACAAACAGGTTACTGTGACTTCTTCAGCATACAGATTTGTTGTGGTTCATGCTTTATTGATCAAACACTACTTTGGTTACAAAGGTTGTAGACCTCAGAAAAAACTGCTAGATGCTAAATGTGTGCTAATCATAATTGTGTCAAGACAAATGTGACTAAGCACTCTGAGCCAAAGAGAAAAGCATAACAGTCTGTCAACTAAAACGAGCTCACTGGATCTTCACAGATAAAGGCACTTTTCAaagctgttttctgtttgtgtgttgtagATTCATCTTCTTGCTTGTAGCCCcagtgaaatgtttttcttcttattgCTTGTGCTGCTTGTTTGACATGGACAAAGAAGCTATTAGTCCATGTCCTCGTGATTCTGGGTTAACTCATTGATCacctaaaaacaacaacagacaaATAATTGCATAAATCTGTCAACAAAATGACTTTGGGTCACTTGGAACATGCCATACCTGACCATCCCTGGTCTCAATAGTCTTGATAAGAACTTTCTTCGTTGTTGAGGTTTCAACATGAGGTCTGGAATCAACAAATGCTTCTAGGGAATAAATAGTAGTAAACTATTAACAAATGGCTAATTCTGGTGGAATTAATGTAGAAACACCAAACTTACCTCTCAGATTTAGAGAGGAGAAGTTTGGCAGGGGGGTGGAGATCCTGCCAAGGAACAAGAAAAACACCACAATTTTACAAAAGTCACATCTTTAATCAATAAAATGAGGCTCAAACCTCTCTCTTATACCCAGtgagttttaaaaaatttttttaaatattgttaccGGCTCTCCTCTCCTTCCAGCAGTTTTCGATAGGTGGCAATCTCAATGTCCAAGGCCATCTTCACATTCAGAAGGTCCTGGTACTCTCGGAGGTGACGGGCCATCTCATCCTTCATGTTGTGAATGTCCTCCTCCAGGCGGCTGATGGTGTCTTGGTAGCCACTGTTCTCCTGGCCAAAGTTCTCTTCAATCTCCCTCATCTGGCGCTCCAAGGACTCATTCTGAGAATaagaatgtaacaaaataacataaaaatatgtattgaagacatatttttcctattttttaaaaccacagtgagagcctgAAAGTGCCCACTCACAGTTCCTTTGAGGGCATCCACCTCACAAGTTAGCACCTGAACTTGACGCCTGTAGTCATTGGCCTCCTGCTTGACTAATCTCAGAGCTTCATTATTCCGGGCTGCAGCTTCAGTGAGGTCAGCAAACTAGAAATCGCAGCGGCGAAAAAAAGGAGAGTCAGACATCCTGAAGGACAAAACTGAGAAATCAACTGGTCAATAAATGATGAGTCAGAAAGTGAAGAAGAGCCAATATAGTAGCTAGGGTGAAGCGTGTAAATTATGAAACATGGAGATGACACAGGCTGCAAAAATGTAGAGCCTGAGGAAGACTTCAGATAAAATTCTTTAATGAAAGAGGATTTAAACCCTCATTATGTCCAGGTTGATGTTATAGAAAAAGGAGAATTTGCAATAAAGATTGAATACTTTATGACTATAAGAAACAGTGGTAACATTTAAATTGACATTAACAAATTCATATTTTGTCTATTTTATTGTCATTAAAAAAGTGAGGTCTAATTCTATTGTTTTTGCACTTTTCCTGTTGCAAAAAAGGTACCCGGTGTCAAATTTGGTCTTTTTGCCTTAGATTTATCACTACAAGTGACACCTTCAACATAGAATCATGTGCTACATTGTTCATATTTGAGTTTTAATTACAGCCCATTTAAAGTCAATCTAAGACATGTATattttgtgtatgttattaCACAAAATTCCTTCTGTGGTCTGTTTTGCTACATTTCTTTGAGCACTGACATTTTGTCAACTAGGTGTAAAAGTTTCCTTTTGGACAAATTTCATCATTAGAGCAGCTAAGGTTAAGTTAAGCTCTCCCTGTAGCTATCCTGtgaggggtgtccaaagtgtggctCCTGGGCCATTTGCAGCCTCCAGGATGATTTTCTGCAGCCTGTGACCTCAATTCAATAATGGTACAAATGTGGCCTAACAATACTTACAATTGATGCAAATGGAcacatctttttatttcttaggGTGAGAATTTCATTGATGAAAAATGTTATGTACAACCCATTTTATTAACCCTccttttttgctttaatttaaattttatggtgtaaaaaaaaaacacaaacatccaGGGACTTTTACACAAAAGCAGACCTGGGTATCCCCAAACTTGGCCAAACACATCTAGCAATTTTAAGTAAAAAGTGCCTCATATCCCAATCTTGGTGCTTCAGAGAGACAAAACATTGCAACAccaaaacaatagaaaataatGGAAATTAGGAAATGTATGCCTTTCCTTTAACAGGGCAAACATGCAGCGTATATTTTGGGACTATGATTTACAGATTCCTTTTCTAAAATAATCAGGCTACATTTGATTCATCAAGAATTTTGTgattagtttattgttgagcaggTAAAATTTAAGCTGAGTTTATTCACCTTGGATTTGTACCAATCTTCTGACTCCTGGATGTTTTTAGAGGCCAGGTTCTCATACTGCAGACGGACGTCCCTCAGAGCTGCTGTCAGGTCAGGCTTGGCCACCTCCATGTCGACCTGCACgtgttgctgctgctggatTTGGTTCTGCAGCTCCAGCATTTCCTGCAACacaataatttgttttattgccaCCTGTTTATTCGGGAAAAGCTATGTGGATCTAAATCCTAACAGTTTGAGCAGATTAATGCATAGTTTTAATGATTTGGCTTTCCTAAGGGCTGCCTTTAATACATC
This genomic interval from Girardinichthys multiradiatus isolate DD_20200921_A chromosome 6, DD_fGirMul_XY1, whole genome shotgun sequence contains the following:
- the LOC124870709 gene encoding vimentin A2-like; translation: MSYRAAPHSSYKKMFGGERTGVRSSYSSRQFSSPQRSSRVSFGLSSAPTIYAAKTQRLRSSAAMPRLASESLDFSLSDAINSEFLTNRTNEKAQMQSLNDRFASYIEKVRFLEQQNKILLAELEQLRGKGTSRVGDLYEDEMRELRRQVDQLSNEKARVEVHRDNLADDTERLREKLQDEISQREEAEANMQSFRQDVDNAALARLDLERKVESLQEEINFLKKLHDEEMLELQNQIQQQQHVQVDMEVAKPDLTAALRDVRLQYENLASKNIQESEDWYKSKFADLTEAAARNNEALRLVKQEANDYRRQVQVLTCEVDALKGTNESLERQMREIEENFGQENSGYQDTISRLEEDIHNMKDEMARHLREYQDLLNVKMALDIEIATYRKLLEGEESRISTPLPNFSSLNLREAFVDSRPHVETSTTKKVLIKTIETRDGQVINELTQNHEDMD